The following DNA comes from Plasmodium vivax chromosome 11, whole genome shotgun sequence.
AGATTATAACTTTGCCCTGTTATTTAGGGAACATAACACAGTTGTTTGGAATTTGTGGGAGGTCCAGTGAGTGTTCGACAGGCAGCACTGCGCACGTGGGAAGGGGGACACCATGCAACGCCGTCATCCTTTCCGTTcgcgggggaagaagtaaTCGGCAGGACCACCGTGGCTGCTTCGTACCAATAtggctgcttccccccccgtgaaGGCGGAAATTAAAGATGCACCAAAGCGAAGTGGACGATCGGAAAGGGTTTCCTTTCACATGCGATTTCCCAGCGTGTACATCACCACCCAGTTGCAGTGTAGGCCCTTTTCACCACCTATGGTGTGCCGTTCCGCAGCTACACGTGTTCATCGCTATGTGTGCTTGTCTGCTCAACGAGTGAAACTATGTGGGTACCATCACCGGTTCATAGTTGTGCTGCGCCAGGTTTAAAAATAGACCCATTAAACGGTATACGTGTGAAGggaccaaatgggggaacgTACGTAGTAGTGGGGTTCTTCACCGGTCAAgtccttttcctcccccgttCGATCGGCATTCACATGAAGGAGCGTACCTAGTAATTTACATGTCCCAATGAGGTTGCACAATTCACCTCTGCGACCTCCGCGTGGTGTGGCCTCTGTGACGTTTCTGCCACGagcaaaaatgcacacatatgAGGGGAGATGCTTAAAAAGACTTGTGTAGCTGTTGtgttttccttattttttgctcccctgCAATTGTTTGGCTTGTCAACACATTTAGCAGGTGGGGAGTTCTCCCCCCGTAGGGTTATTTCGGAACGTGACCGTGGTTCCCATCATGCGGAACATCGCAGGGGCCACACTgattggaaaataaaaggatgAACCAAAGGGGGGTGGGCGAAAAGAAGGACATCTAAATGTACCTCAAAAGTTCGTGCgggatatattttacaaaattttttaaaaaaaaaaaaggggaagacgatttgggggggaggagataAACTATACTGTGCAGTCACATATCTGGTGAAGGGATATTATGCCCCCTGAGTCTGTTCAGATTGGGAAGCCCTCTGTTGGTTGATTCACGCTGCTACTGTACTCGCTTCGCGTGCGTGGGATGGCTCTCCAAGTAGAGGGCGCGGTGCTGCCTTCCCGCCGTGggtttttaaaggaaaaggcgATGGTGATAGCGAAGGCGGCTTTCcttgtgtttttatttttttcttcccacaTGCGCTGTTAATGTATTGCCACTCGTGCAAATTTATTGCCACTGTTCGCAATtgttttccgttttttttttgtttttttttgccttttttcttgccctttttcccccgccTTTTCCGCGTGCCCTTTTGCCAAAATTGCAGAACTGCTCAGAAATTTGGGGAAGCCCCAACCGCCCGCAGCCGCATTCGAAAGAGGATAAACGCCTACATGCTGACAGCGGTGAAATCGCTGTTGGTTACATGTGACGTGCACGCGAGTTTGCCCACCTCTGGAGAGCAGCTTCTTTTTCGCGAATAGGCCACGCGCACTGCTTCGACGTGATAGCCCCATGAGCGTAGCGTGATGAGCTTAGTGCGATGAGCATAGCGCAATTGCGTGATGGCACCACTGTTCTGCCACATGTAGGCTCGGCCCACGGTGCGTAGCTTAGAGCATCTGCGCTGGCACAGCACCCCAGTGGGTATTTATCGCAAGGCTAACGCGGTCACCGCGGTGGAAGAGTGAAGAGGGGGACGAGGCCATcagaggagaagaaattagaagagaagaaaaacccTCTCATCAGTGAACACGTGGCGTAGACAAAATCAGTTGATGCCACCTCGTTTTCTCGCCTCTCACACGTTCACCTTCGCGTTGTGCCCCTCTGCGGTGTCTGCTCTAGCGTGAGCGCACTGGGGGAAGTTGAAAGAGGAACTGGGACGACCgctttgggggggaggaattGAATCTGCCCCATTGGCCGTATATTTTCCAACCGAAGGAGGAACGGGAGAAGGTGTGCACTGCGGAGGAGTCGCTCCACAGGAAGGCGGCTTTGTAGGAAAACCACCCCTCATCGAGCCGCTTTATAGGAAGATCGCCCCCACCCAGCATGGACCTCGCGACCAGGGAAGGATTCCCCAACGGGCACCTGATGCACCACGGGGAGGCCCcgcagaaggggaggaagggcCAGAGGCACCTCGGAGACCCCCGAAGCTACCCCAATCACAGTGCCGACGAGTTGGACGAGGCTAACAAGGGTCACCCCAGCGGGATGAACAGCAGCCACCTCGCCGCAAACAACCACTCCGTCGCAAACAACGCAGAAAAGGAGCATGCGAATGGAGAGACAGAAGGAAGAGCCAACTACGTGAGCAAAGAATATAAGGTGCACtggagggaaaaggaaagaatacAAAAGGTTATTAATAAGGAGAAGGAACTGGAAAAGGACTTTgcgaagagggaaaaggaaTGGGTCGAATTGGAGGAGCAAATAAGAAATGATACTTACAAAGAGTGGAACAAACTGCAGCagataaagaagaaagacATAGCCAAGATGATAGAATATGATTTAAAGGGGGAGCAGGAGAATGCGAATTTGTCTACGtcgaagaagagggagatGAGGAActcgaagaggaagaaggagaaggagctgGACGACTTAGACCGCCTCGACGAGATGAGGGAGGCGAGTGAGGCGGCGAGGGAAGCCGAGAGAGAGGCTGCCAAAGAAACCGCCAAAGAAGCCGCCAAAGAGGCCGCCAAAGAGGCCGCCAACGAAGCCGCCAACGAGGCTGCCAACGAAGCCGCCAACGAGGCCGATAAAAACGCCCCtcacgggggggagaaccAACCGGAGAGGAAGAACTCAGACCAACTTGCCGAAGACGCAACCGGGAAGGAACCCAATCAACAAGAGGGCAAAGACAGTGGGAGTGCGTCTAAGCCCAAGAGcagtttttttatgaatgcCTTGTCCTTCGTTTTTGACAGGAGTGGTGAGGcagcgggggaggagaagggggGCGAGGCAGCGGAGAAGGACACTGCGGAGAATGAACATGCGAAGAACGGAAATATGGAGAAGGGCAATACGGAGAAGGGCAATGTGGAGAAGGACACTGCGGAGAATGAACATGAGGAGAACCCCTGCGTGGAAAAAACTTCTGCGCAGGGCTGCACCCGGGAAGAGGCGGAGGCGCGCTCGAGCAAGCGGAAGCCCCCCGCCGCGGAACCGATCAACATAAAGGtgaacgagaaaaaaaaaaaaaaaaaaagcggagaCCCGGAGAGCGCGAGCAGGGTGTCCACCAGGAGGGGCCTACAAAACGTGTTCAGCGGGACCGAGGAGGATGAGCTGTTCGCAGGGAAAAAGGGTAAGGACGGAGCAGTCGCATCGGAAGGAGTAGAAGCAGCCGCGGACAGAGCAGAAGCTGCCGCGGACGTGATAGAACAGTCGAAAAAAATTCTGGAGATGGTCCCCTCCAGCGAAGAAGAGATATTTAACTTCCCCATAAACTGGGCGGTCCTAaatcaaaagggaaatataattacaaagcTGAAGCCGTggatttgtaaaaaaataatagagtACATAGGCTCCGATGAGAAGGAGGTGACAGGCGAAATTAGCAACTACTTCGTCGACCAAGTGTTGAAGGAGAGAGCTCCAAAGGAGATGCTCGTTGAGGCCGAGAAGTTTTTAGATGCGGATGGCAAGAAGTTCATTTTGAATATGTATAGGCTGATCATCTTCGAGCAGCTGAAGCTGACCAGCGCTGTGTGAGtgagcaggggggggggtctccccGTTGAAGCGGCTTTGTGGGGTGTCCCCGTTGAAGCGGCTTTGTGGGGTGTCCCCGTTGAAGCGGCTTTGTGAGGTGTCCCCGTTGAAGCGGCTTTGTGAGGTGTCCCCGTTGAAGCGGCTTTGTGGGGTGTCCCCGTTGAAGCGGCTTTGTGAGGTGTCCCCGTTGAAGCGGCTTTGTGAGGTGTCCCCGTTGAAGCGGCTTTGTGAGGTGTCCCCGTTGAAGCGGCTTTGTGAGGTGTCCCCGTTGAAGCGGCTTTGTGAGGTGTTCCTGTTAAAATGCCTTTGTGAGGTGTCCTTCTTTTTACTTCACAGAggatatttattttccccctctccttctttccctctttccccctctccttctttccctctttccccctctccttctccctcctttttttgttaactcTGCCCTGCGCAGCTACTACCCCGCGAGGGAGCACACCACAACTCGCAACGAACAAATTTAAACACGTCGTTTTTCCAGCCCACTAATGGGTCAGCACGTGTGGAAAATGGTAGCCCGTGAGGGAGGTTTTTTTTAGGTGCCCCCTTTGGAGGTCAATTGGCCCAACTGCTTTTCCCTCCACCGCATTTTATAACAGGTGGGCCTCTTCACCGCGCGAGTGAAACTGCTTTTCCGGGGGGAAGGTGAAAGAGAAAGGGTTGGCAATAAAGGACCCCCATTCTCCCATGAACATTGCAAGGAGTAACCTCACCGTGAGGCTTACTCTCGATAAGCTGCGCCTGCTCCAATTTGACTGCGAACTGAAGCGGCCCgcacatgtacgtacatgcgcaGTTGTAAGGTCGCCTCACCCGCATGCACGTACCGCTATGTAGGTAAAGcggaaggagaaaaggaaactccttcgccttctttgcttctccttctctttttcttttcttctttttttttttttttttcctcgacacgcgcaaaaaaaagctcGCAAGGAGAAGCGGGAAGAATTAAATACATCCACCGAAGCATGTTTGCAGAAATGAGCCTTCCAGTGGGTGAACATCTCCCAGCGCAAAATTGGCACTCCACGGGGGGCGCGTAGGTAAGCAGGCAGTAGGCCAGCAGGCAAACAGGCCCGCACGCAGGAAGCGTTCCTCCCTGGGTGAAGCCCCCGTTGGAGCAGCGATCAGCACATGTAGGCACGTATACCTACCTACATGCGTACACTCATACGCGCATACATGCGTACGTGCTTCTGTGCGCACGCACGTGGGGCAAGTGGGCCACCTGCGAGGCGCGACCGCAGAGAGAGAGCCCCCGGCTGAACCCCTCGCGGCGGAGGTAAcccctgtgggggggaaggacaGCCCAGAAGCCACGTccgggaaaaaatgaataccaAGAATGTCACgcgggaggagaagaagaaggagaaggagctgAACGAGGCCCGCAAGGCGGGTAAGTGCCGCAGCCTCGGGAGCGGGCATATCTGCGGCCATGCATATCTATGGGCATGCTTGCATGTCCGCGTTTCGGCCTCTGTACTTTTCACGTCTCTGCTTCTCTGCTTCTCACTTCTCCCTTATCTACCCCCCCGCCgtccccccccgcgcaggcaAAATCGAAGCCCTGAAGGACGAAGAGGGGAACGACATAAACCCCCACATGCCCCAGTACATCATAAAAGCCCCGTGGTACCTGAACCAGACCAAGCCGGGTAAGGCACTTGAGCGGTGTAGAATAACCTAATGGGGCGCCCAGCAGTGAGGCCCGCCCATCCGAATGAGCCCGCGTGAACGCTCCTCTAACCGCTCCTCCAACCGCTCCTCTAACCGCTCCTCCAACCGCTCCTCTAACCGCTCCTCCAACCGCTCTTCTTTCCTCTCCTctcacttcccccccacgcaggACTGAAACACCAACGGTACAGGGGCACCGAGAAGGTGAAGATAGAAGAGgagagaaacaaaaaggtGTACGTGAAGAACCTGAAGCACATCTCcgatttttgcaaaaattgtggAAGCGCCACCCACAAGGAGAAGGACTGCCTGGAGAGaacgaggaagaagaagctaaaTTTTGCTAACAGACAGAACGAAGAAGATTTTGTGTGCCTGACGCAGGACCTGGGGTACGACGGGAACAGAGACAGGTGGGTGGGCTACGACCCAGAAAACTTCGAGCAGGTGTATAGGGAGTATGAGAAGATcgtggaggagaagaagaagaggaaggcgGAGGAGCTCAAGCAGAAGTACGAGCGGAAGGCCTCggcggggaagaagcggcgcgggggggttagcggcgatggcgggggaagcggccatGGGGGGGTTGACGATGCGAATGACCACTCCCGCAGCGACAGCGATAACGAGGAAGATGAGGCGGACCTGGGGGACGATGCGCCCAAGGGCGCCACCGGGGCGGACGACCCACAGAAGAGCAGCGTAAACGCCGGCAACCTGAATGCGAGTGAAAAGCACAGAAACGTGGCGAGGAACCTACGAATCAGGGAGGACACAGCCAAGTACCTGTACAACCTCAGCTTGAACTCAGCCTTCTACGACCCGAAGA
Coding sequences within:
- a CDS encoding hypothetical protein, conserved (encoded by transcript PVX_113660A), whose product is MDLATREGFPNGHLMHHGEAPQKGRKGQRHLGDPRSYPNHSADELDEANKGHPSGMNSSHLAANNHSVANNAEKEHANGETEGRANYVSKEYKVHWREKERIQKVINKEKELEKDFAKREKEWVELEEQIRNDTYKEWNKLQQIKKKDIAKMIEYDLKGEQENANLSTSKKREMRNSKRKKEKELDDLDRLDEMREASEAAREAEREAAKETAKEAAKEAAKEAANEAANEAANEAANEADKNAPHGGENQPERKNSDQLAEDATGKEPNQQEGKDSGSASKPKSSFFMNALSFVFDRSGEAAGEEKGGEAAEKDTAENEHAKNGNMEKGNTEKGNVEKDTAENEHEENPCVEKTSAQGCTREEAEARSSKRKPPAAEPINIKVNEKKKKKKSGDPESASRVSTRRGLQNVFSGTEEDELFAGKKGKDGAVASEGVEAAADRAEAAADVIEQSKKILEMVPSSEEEIFNFPINWAVLNQKGNIITKLKPWICKKIIEYIGSDEKEVTGEISNYFVDQVLKERAPKEMLVEAEKFLDADGKKFILNMYRLIIFEQLKLTSAV
- a CDS encoding step II splicing factor, putative (encoded by transcript PVX_113655A), which encodes MNTKNVTREEKKKEKELNEARKAGKIEALKDEEGNDINPHMPQYIIKAPWYLNQTKPGLKHQRYRGTEKVKIEEERNKKVYVKNLKHISDFCKNCGSATHKEKDCLERTRKKKLNFANRQNEEDFVCLTQDLGYDGNRDRWVGYDPENFEQVYREYEKIVEEKKKRKAEELKQKYERKASAGKKRRGGVSGDGGGSGHGGVDDANDHSRSDSDNEEDEADLGDDAPKGATGADDPQKSSVNAGNLNASEKHRNVARNLRIREDTAKYLYNLSLNSAFYDPKSRSMREDPFATTRGNLPEDSNHYKGENYYNNTDEAIESKKLEIFAWETYKRGENVHFNAQPTQLELLYKEFLAKKKKLIKKKEEGILKKYKCEDAVGTDGPVGEELSQSEVYTEYKPVDQIDSKVKRVKILSRYEEDVHLFEHSSVFGSYYDRERGKWGYRCCRSTDRFQKCFSA